A segment of the Methanomassiliicoccaceae archaeon DOK genome:
GGACGAGAGGTTCGGCTTCACCGATGAGGAGGTGAGATCCACCCTGGAATACTACGGCCACCCGGAGAAGATCGACGAGGTACGTGAATGGTACGACGGCTACCGCTTCGGGAATGCCGAGGTGTACAACCCGTTCAGTCTGATGAACTATGTGTCCTCCGGTTTCGTGACGGAGGGCTACTGGGCAAGCTCGGGCAACGACAGACCGTTCAGATGGATGATGGAACGGACGGGCAGCGGATCCGTGGACGCCCTCGCATCCATCATCAGCGGGGCCCCGCAGAATCCGACATACACATGGACATCACCTACGACGACATGCGCAGATCCACGGACTCCGACCTGCATTCCCTGATGGTGATGACCGGGTACCTGAAGGCCGTCCCGTCCGCCGACGGGAGGTTCGCCGTATCCGTACCGAACAAGGAGGTCAGGAACATGCTGGACAGGGTCATCAAGAGCACGGTCCCCGTCGACGACGCCCTGTTCAGGGACTTCGCGGTGGCGGTCCGCGACGGGGACTCGGCAGGGATGGAGCGCATGCTCGGGAGACTCCTGGACGGGAGCAGCTACTTCGACCTGAAGGACGAATCCGACTACAAGCTGGCGGTGTACCTCTGCCTTCACGGGATCATCTGGAATTACGACGTGGAGAGCGAGGAACCCGAGGGGAACGGACGCGTGGACATCATCATGAAGCCGAAGGATCCTTCCCTGGAACCCATAATCATGGAGCTGAAGATGTCAGGTTCGGAGTCGTCGCTCAAGTCCGACGCCGAGGATGGCATCAGACAGATCCATGAGAGAAGGTATTACAACGGGATGAGCGGAGGCGTCATGCTGTACGGCATGGCGTTCCGGGGCGTTGTCCCGAAGGTCATCTCCGAGCACATCGTCCTGTGACGTGAAATCTCTGTGAAGCGAGCGCTTTTAGAGGGAAGGTGCCGGACCCCGGATCCGCTCTTGATGGATGCTGAGACCGAGAGGGCGCCGTCGGCGACCCTCTCGGAGACACTAGGCCTGCGATGATGAATCCTGCCTCAGTTCCCGTGGAAGAGGCACTTGGTCTGGTGCTCCGGCTCGCTGGACACGTACATCCCGAGCTTCTTGTAGGTGCCCTCGTCCACGGACGATATCACGACGGACGAGTGCACGTCGCATCCCCTCAGCTCGGGGATCTTGGCGACCGCCCTCTCGACCACCGGGTCGGTGTTCGCCGCGATGGACAGCGCCACCAGCATCTCGTCGATGTGCAGGCGGGGGTTCCTGTTGCCCAGGTAGTCGACCTTGAGCCTCTGCATGGACCTGATGACGTCCGGCGATATCAGGAGGACGTCGTCGTCGATCCCAGCCAGGATCTTCAGCGCGTTCAGGATCATGGCCGAGGACGCGGTCAGTAGCGGCGAGGCCTTTCCCATGACGATGGTCCCGTCCGCGAGCTCCGCTGCGACGACGGGCCTCTCCGTGCTCTTCGCCATTGCCCTGGACGCGGTGACAGTCCTCCTGTACTCGATGGAGAGCCCCGCCTTCTTGAGTATGAGCTCGGACCTGAAGACCATCTCGTCGTCGGCCCTGCCCTCCCTGCGGTCCCTGAGGGCCGCGAAGTAGCGCCTTATGATCTCGTTGTTGGCCGCGCGCCTGACCGCCTGGTCGTCGACGATGCAGTTGCCTGCCATGTTGACCCCCATGTCCGTGGGGGACCTGTAGGGCGACTTCCCTGCGATCTCCGTCAGGATGGCGTTCAGGACCGGGAAGATCTCGATGTCCCTGTTGTAGTTGACCGTGGTCTTGCCGTACGCGTCCAGGTGGAACGGGTCGATCATGTTCGCGTCGCTGAGGTCCGCGGTGGCGGCCTCGTAGGCGATGTTGACGGGATGGTTCAGCGGGAGGTTCCATATGGGGAACGTCTCGAACTTGGCGTACCCCGCCTTCCTGCCCAGGCTGTGCTCGTGGTAGAGCTGGGACAGGCAGACCGCCATCTTCCCGCTGCCGGGGCCCGGCGCGGTGACGACGACGAGCGGCTTGGTGGTCTCCACGAACTCGTTCCTGCCGTACCCCTGGTCGGATACGATGAGCGGGATGTTGGACGGGTACCCCGCGATGGGGTAGTGCCTGTAGACCTTCAGGCCCAGCGCCTCGGCCTTCTTCTGGAAGGCGTCCGCGGCGGACTGTCCGTTGTACTGCGTGATGACAAGGCCGCATACGCCGATCCCCCTGTCGTGGAACGAGTCGACGAGCCTCAGGACCTCCTGGTCGTAGCCGACGCCGATGTCCTTGCGGACCTTGTTCCTCACGATGTCCTCGGCGTTGATGACGACGATGGCCTCGGCCTGGCTGCCGAACTCCATAAGCATGCGGATCTTGCTGTCCGGCATGAACCCGGGCAGGACCCTGGACGCATGGTAGTCGTCGAAGAGCTTGCCTCCGAACTCCAGGTAGAGCTTACCCCCTGAGCTCGCGATGCGTTCCCTGATGTGCTCGGACTGGGTCCTGAGGTACATGTCGTTGTCGAATCCCGTCGGCATGTGGCGTTACATGCGCTCATAATACTAAAACGTTGAATCGGGGCAGGAGGCCCCTTGGTTTCACGGGCGGAATGAGACCCTCAGGCCCCCGTCCGGGGGATCCGGGCGCCTGACCAGCCCGGCGGCCTCGAACGCCGACCTCGCCGCCGCCAGAACGGCGCAGACGGGGTCCGACGACGCATGCGACGAGCGGTAGCGCCTGGTCTCGTCACCCAGGCAGACGATCAGCTCCGCGTCGGAGCGGAAGAACCTCCCCTCTTCCACAGGCGGACCGGCCCTCAGGTCCATCCCGAGGCCCAGGAACCCCAGGGCCTCCCTCATCCTGGACGTGAACAGCGGGTCGCGCACGTCCAGGAGGAATGACCAGTCGTAGCCGTCCATGATGTCCCTCAGGACCGCCATCTTCGTGTCGAAGGAGTCCTCGTCGAACTCCTCCTCGGACTCCGACCCGTCGTCCCTGAGCTCGTAGCCCTCGTCGCTGGTCATGCCGGCTCCGTGGTGGGATCTCCGCCGTTCTCTTCTCTCAAATCGAATTCGCTGTTTCCGTTCTTCAGACACATACCTCCTGCGAGGATGCATCCGGATCCGAACTTCCTCCATCCTATCCGGTCCGCATGCGTGTGCCTCATCGTCCGGGTCGATATAATTACTTTAAACTGTAATCTTTGTAATCATCGATATTCATGAAATCTTCGACATCTTGGTAATGGCAAGACGCGGGAGAACGCGGGAAAAATGATCAGATGGGAAAACTGGAGGGCGCCGCCTCCGGACGATGACGGACGAAGACAGCCTGGACTTCTCAGACGGCTGAGCCGACGGAGACGATGAAGATCTCGTACTCGAAGCCCTGGTCGTCCGCGGGCTCGTCGTTGTAGACCCCGATGAGCTCGTACTCGTCGCCGAGCATGCCCTCGTCTACAGAGGCCTCGAACGACCTTTCGGAATCCGTAGAGTGCTTTTGGGACATCCCTTTCTCCCTTGCGTTCAGAGTACGGGGTGAATGTATTTAAACGGGCCTAAACACGGACAAGCTATCTGCTAAATTAATCCAGATTGTCGAACAGCCATTGAGATCCGGAGTGCGCACGACGGCATACCGCCCGGCCCGTGCGGGTCCCGGCGATCCGCCGCCTCCGGTGCCGGCTCCACGCGTGCCAATAAATAACACGCGCGCGTTGTGAGAGGACATGAAGATTTCGAAGAGGATCTCGGACATCCCCATGTCCGGGATCAGGAAGATGTTCGACCTCGCTGGCCCGGACTCCATAAACCTGGGCCTCGGCGAGCCGGACCTCGACCCGCCTGCGGAGGCCATCGAGGGCATGAACGCGGCGGCATCGGCGGGCCGCAACAAGTACGGCCCCACCGCCGGGATCATGGAGCTGAGGGACGCCGTCGCGGACTACTTCTCCAAGTACGGGAAGGTGGATGGGAACAACATCATGATCACGCCAAGCGGGTCGACGGCGCTCCTGGAGATCACCCAGAGCATGGTCGACCCCGGCGACGAGGTCCTCGTCCCCAGCCCCGGGTTCGTCATCTACGGCCCCCACGCGGAGCTCGCAGGGGGAAGAGCCGTCGAGTACAGGCTCACCGACGACGGGCTCTTCCAGCCCGACATCGACCACATCCAGTCGATCATCACCCCCAGGACGACCATGATCGTGGTCAACACCCCGTCCAACCCCACGGGCGGCGTCCTCACCGAGGAGTCCAAGAAGGCGCTGTGCGACATAGCCAGGGACAGGAACATCACCATCCTCGCGGACGAGGTCTACAACGAGTTCATCTACGAGGGGAGGCACACGTCCTTCATGGACAGCCTCGACTGCGCCGTCGTCGCGAACGGGTTCTCCAAGATGATGGCCGTCACCGGCTGGAGGATGGGCTTCCTCTGCGCCGAGCACGAGCTGATGGACACCCTGATCAAGATGCAGTACCACGTCTGTGCCAGCCCGGCGATGCCCCCGATGTACGGGATACTCGCCGCCCTGCCGCACATCGGGCCGTACCTGGACAACGCCAGGAAGGTCTACAGGGCCCGCAGGGACCTGATCACCGACCTCATCAACGACATCCCCGGGATGCACCTGGAGGCTCCCCGCGGGGCCTTCTACGCGTTCCCCGGCTACGACCGGGACATCAGATCGGCGGACCTGGCCAACGACCTCGCCAGGGCGGGGCTCATATGCACGCCCGGATCCGCGTTCGGGTCCTACGGCGAGGGGCACCTGAGGTTCTCCTACGCGGCGGACGAGTCGAAGATAGAGGCGGGAATGGCTATATTGAAAAAGGTCATCACCGAGGGGAGATAAGCATGGCCGACGAATACGACCCCAACGCAGCCCTCTTCGGAGGGGATGAGCAGGAGATGAGCGAGGAGGAGGCCCATCTCAACCAGCTGTTCGGCAAGAACCCCAACAGGACGTCCGCCATCTTCGACCTGTTCAGCGTCGAGATGATGGAGAGCATCGACGAGGACGCCGACCTCCCGGAGGAGGCCAAGAGGCAGCTCGTCTTCAAGATGACCGCCAACAGCGTCCTGGACATGGTGATGGAGTGCCTCGCCCCAGACACCGCCGAGGAGGTGGCCGCCTGCCTCGACGGCTACATCGGCATGAGCCTCACCAACAAGAAGCACCAGGTGGACATGATGGGCGAGCTCCGCAAGGCCGTGATGAACGTGAAGCAGAACGAAGGGGAGAGCGACGAGGACTTCGAGCGCCGCCTCTCCGACCTCGAGGACGCGTGGTGGAACATCCCTCAGCCGCTGCTCAACGGCAGGACGCCCGACGACGCCATCCGCGAGGAGATGAGAAGGTACGGTCTGGACGAATGAGCGGCACCGAATGGTACAGGGCATCCGCGCCGGGGAAGTTCGTCATCCTCGGCGAGCACGCCGTGGTCTACGGCAAGCCCGCGATAGTCCTCGCGGTGGACCTCAGGATGGAGATCGCGGTGCGCGGGTCCAGGTACAACATGATCAACGGCGAGCGCATCGACTTCCGCAGGCAGCCCCATCTAAGGTACCTCACCAGGAACGCCACTGGCGGGCTGGAGTTCGAGACCTCCAGCCAGATACCTGTGGGCTCCGGGCTGGGGTCGTCGGCGGCGCTGTCGGCGGCGCTGGCGCTGGCCCTCGGCGAGAGGGACGGCAGGCGCATGTCCGAGGCCGAGCTCGTGGAGGAGGCCTATGAGGCGGAGCTGTTCGCCCAGGGGATAGGCAGCCCGATGGACGCGTCGGCCTGCGTGCACGGCGGCGGGATCGCCGTCAACCTCCCCGAGTCGGAGGGCAGGCACCTGTGGACCGTCACCCGCGGCGAGAGGACGTGGAGCGTCTCCGACGTGGACGTGCCCGACATGACCTTCGTCATCGGGAACACCGGCATCAGAGCCCCCACGGGACCCCTGGTGAGCAAGGTGAAGAGGTTCAGGGACAGGAGCAGCTTCGCCAACGACATCATCGACGACATAGAGCAGGCCACCCTCCAGGGCAGCCAGGCCATCGCCCGCGGCGACGTGGAGGAGCTCGGCAGGCTGATGACCGACGACCACAAGCTGCTGTCCATCCTGGGCGTGTCCAGCAGGGAGCTCAACAAGCTGGTGAACGCCTCGATGCCGTACTCCTACGGCGCGAAGCTGACCGGGGCCGGCGGAGGCGGGTGCATGGTCGCCCTCACCGACAGGCCCGAGAAGGTCTGCGAGGCCATCAGGTCCAGGGGAGGAACGCCGTACGTCGTGAAGACCGGCGTCCCCGGGGCGATGATGCTCCCGTGAAACCCTTTCCACATCACACTTCTCAAGGTGGTTCCATGGATCTGAACGACGAGATCGAGAGACTCCGCACCAAATGCATCGGATGCGGGAAATGCAGCAGGGTCTGCCCCTCGCTCAAGCACGGCGGCATCGACCCGATGGAGGTCATGATGGGCGGCGAGGCCGACATGTCCACCTGCATAGGCTGCGGCAACTGCTCCGCTGTGTGCAGGAGGACCGACCCCATGGCGGTCATGCAGGACCTGGTGGCCCTGGAGAGGGACCTCCACGTGTCCCCCGCTTTCAGGGAGACCGGCTACGCCATGAGGCCCGTGGAACAGACCCCTGAGCCCGTCTGGACCGGCGACGAGGTCATGGTCATGCCCGGATGCGTCACCAAGGCGAAGGTCCCCTACGTGATCTACGCCGCATCGGTGGCTTTCGGCGCGATGGGCGTCAGGGCCGGGGAGCTCCCGGGGAACACATGCTGCATGCACCCGACCCAGTTCAGGGAGATGACGGAGATGGAGCGCAGGTCTTACAGGACCGACATGGGCAGGACCGCCGGGGACAGGCCCCTGGTGACCCTCTGCGCCGGATGCAACCAGGAGCTTCAGAGGTCCTCCGTGGAGGCGGAGCACATCATCGCGTTCCTGCACGACCGCATCGGCTCCCTGCCGAGACTCGCGTCCCCGATCAAGGTGGGGATAGAGCCCGGATGCTCGGCGATGGACCTCAGGAACGAGATGAGGGAGGTCGTGGAGGCCATGGGCTGCGAGGTCGTCAACACGACCATGGGATGCTGCGGGAAGAACACCCCCGTGGCCGGCCCCCTCATGGAAGAGAGGGAGGCGGAGTGCGCCGGAGCAGACTGGATAATCGTCGGATGCCCCATGTGCCAGGTCAAGTTCGACTCCCATCCGGACGGGATACCTGCGATGCACATAGCCGAACTCGTCGCAATGGCCGCGGGCGACACGGAGTCGCTCAGGCATCACATCATCAGAAGGGAATGAGAAGGGTAAGGGGTTTCAGAAGGCCTCTCAGTACATCGATGAGAGGATCACTCCGACCAGCAACAGGTTGATCAGGTAACCGACCACCAGTCCTATGATCCCGCCGATGACGGCGCCCTTCACCGTCCCCGTGTCCTTCTTGATGACGATGAAGAGGACGAGGAGGACGATACCTATCAGGACTGCCCACAGCAGCCCCAGGATCAGGGACAGCAGCAGCGTTACCACGAAACCGATGATCATCGACTTCTTCTCGAGTTCCGTTGACGAGGAATCCGTGAAGGTCCATGACGAGCCCTGCTGGCTTCCAGGTCCTGGAGACGTGTAGGCGCTGCCAGACGGACGCTGGTCGAATCCGCACGAAGGGCAGAACGTCGCCCCCGGATCTATCTCTGCACCGCAGTTCTTACAGTACATGCTGATGATATCATCCGGTGACTATATGAAACAGCCAGACCAGACCTGAAGAGGACCTCACCTGTACTTCGGGCCGGGGCTCATCCTGCGGAGATAGTCGTTGAGCGTCGGCGAGGACGCCGCATCCCTTATGCTGAACACGCTGGTCCTGCCGTACAGGAACCTCCTCCTGCGGTTCCTGCAGAAACCCGCCCTGAAGAGCGCCACGTCCGTCTCCGGCACGCTCTCCTGCATCGCGTGCACCATGAGACGGCGCTTGATCCTCCTGTCACCAACCCCCGTCGCCAGGACGGAGCAGGCGTACAGCACGACGCCCAGGGCGAACAGCCCGACGACGACCGGGGCTATGTCGGGGAGATAATGCATGAAACCCTCCAGGTTCCCCCTCATCCACATGGGGATGTATTCGATGAACAGCTTGTCCGGATCCCTCATGGGGAACACGAATATGTCGTTGGAGAACCCGAGGTAGCCCCCGTAGAGGAACATCAGGACGGAGAGCCACTTGGCCTTCCTCAAGGGGTACGCCCTGGAGCGTCTGTGGTCGCTCCTCATCGCCTTGCCCAGGTTGCGGCCGTAGCGGCGCAGGAGCCTGCGCTTGTAGCGGTCCCCCTTGTACGAGGACCTGAGGTCCCTGTATGCGGCCTTTATCTCCGCGTCCGTGGCTGACGAGGCGTCCACGCGCGAGCGGGATGTCACCGGCACACCCTCCGCTCCGGACGGGTGCGCGCCCCTGGTGATGATCTCCCTCGAGGTCCCGGGCAGCCTGATGGCCCTTGCGGACCTGGTTGAACAGTCCTCACGGGTGCGACGCGCCATGCCTCCGGATATGGACGGCATCGTATTTCAGAGGTTAGCAGAGATGCTCCGACCGAACGGGCGACCTTGCGGCGCCCCGATATGCGATCAGAGAAGAAGAATGGGATCGGGAAAGGTGTTTGAGGGGCCGTGGCCCCAGTTGTGAGTCTCAGATGAGGTCCTCGAAGCCCTCGACGACCTTGGGGAACTTCTCCTTGACGACCTTCAGCAGGTTGTAGACGTTGACCTCGCCGATGTCGGAGTCCTTGATCATCTTGATGAGCTCGTCGATGGTCTCGTCGTCCAGGGAGGCAAGCTTCTCCTTGGCCATCCAGTTCCTGAACAGCTTGTCCTCCATCCTGTCGCGCCACATCTTCTCGTAGGGCATCAGGGCCTTCTTGGAGAAGTCCCCGGTCTTGGCGCACTCGGTGAGGACCTTTCCGGCGTACATTCCGGTCCTGCAGGCGTGGCAGATTCCTCCGCCGGTGATGGGGTCGATGATCCTGGCGGCGTCACCGACGAGGACGATGTTGTCGTCGACGGCGCAGTCCAGTCCGGGGCATGTGGAGACGAAGCCTCCCATGATCTCCAGGCACTGGCCCTTGTTCAGGCGGGGGTCCTCGGCGATGAACTTGTCGAGGTAGTACTTGGCGTCGCCGTTGCCCTTGCAGAGCCTTCCCATGACGCCGATACCGACGTTGGCGATGCCGTTGCCCTTGGGGAAGATCCAGATGTATCCTCCGGGGGCGACGGAACCGATCACGAACTCGCAGTAGTCGGGGACGCAGTCGATGTTGCACATCCTGTACTGGATGCAGGAGTCGATGTCGTTCAGCTTGAGGGTGGTGTCGATTCCGGCCCATCTTCCGACCTGGCTCTCGTAGCCGTCGGCGGCGACGACGCACTTGGCGCGGATCTCGATCTCCTCGCCCATGCTCCTGGCCTTGATTCCGACGATCTTGCCGTCCTCGCGGATGATGCCGGTGCACGAGGTCCTCAGCATGATCTGGGCGCCGGCCTCGGCGGCGTCCCTGGCGAGGGCCTTGTCGAAGAGGTGCCTCTCCAGGACGTATCCGACCTCGGACCCGGCCTTGGACTCGTCCAGCTGGAACGTGGTCCCCTGGGGCGACTTGATGATCGCTCCCTTCATGTCCCCGCGGATCCAGGTGGGGTCGGGCTCGATGCCGACCTCCTCCAGCCATTTCTTGGAGACACCCTCGGCGCACCTGAGGGGCGCACCGATCTCGGCCTTCTTCTCGATCAGTATGGTCTTCAGACCGCCCTGGGCGCAGTACCTGGCGGCCATGCTTCCGCCGGGTCCGGCCCCGACGACGACTATGTCGCACTCGTATGTCTTCATGGGTGATCACTCCAGAGAAAGCGCGGCCACGGGACAGAGCTTGACACATATGCCGCATTTGATGCAGTCGTCGTTGAACTCCAGAACGAAGTCGTTCAGGAATATGGCGTTCTTGGGGCAGGAGCCCACGCATCCTCCGCAGTGGAGGCATTTGTTGACATCTACATTCATTCACATCACTCCGGTTTGGTTAAACGGGTTCAGTCGGCCTGCTCGTCCTTGGGGACGATGAGGGCCTCGGCCAGCTCCTTGGCCTCGGCGGCGTGGGTCTTCCTCCACTCGTCCAGCGGGACGGAGAACTTGGCCTCGATCTCCTTCCTGAACTCGGGTCCGGAGTTGTAGGCGCAGAACGGGAAGACGCGGAGGTCGGGCGATATGTAGTGGACGCCGCAGCGCCTGACCCTCTCGATATCGTAGTTGTAGCTGTCCTGGAAGTGCATGCCGGCTACGAGCATCATCTTCCACGAGAAGGCCGCGAGCGTGTCCTTGGACTTGTCGGACATGACGTCCTTGATGAGGTTGACGAACTTCATCTTGGTCAGACCCTCGGGCATCTTGCTCTCGTCGACGCAGCTGTTCAGAAGCTTGACCAGCTTCGCGACGTACATCTTCTTGAACCTGGAGTTCTCGGCCTTGTCGGCGATCTCGTTGAGGCCTGCGGAGAACCTCCCGACGTCGACGAACCTGGGGAAGGGCACGACGTTGCCCTTGTCGTCCTGGAACAGGTAGGTGGCGATTCCGCAGTGGGGGTGGGTTGTGAAGGTGACCTTGGTCTGGCCGAGGATGATGGACGCGAACTTGGAGATGGGCGCGACGACGGGGACGGGGTACCAGTCGTCCTTGGTGGCGTACCCGGTCTGCTCCTCCACGCACCTGACCAGATCGGGGAGCGTGAACCTTCCGGAGGCGACCTCCTCGTTGGTGACCCTGCCGGTGAACGCGATGGGCTGGAAGTTGACTCCCCTGATGACGTCGGAGTTCTCGAAGGCGAACTTGATGATGTCCCCGATTATGTCGTCGTTCATGCCCATTCCCACGACGGGGACGAGCACGATGGACGGGGACTTGAGGCCGTCCTCCTTCAGCTTCCTGCAGTTCTCGATGACGCCCATCTTGATGTGCATCATCTTCCTTCCCCTGGACCTGAGGTAGACGTCGTCCGTGAGTCCGTCGAACTGGAGGTAGATGGTGTTCAGACCCGCCTCCTTGGACGCCTTGAGGAACTCGTAGTCCTTGGCGAACTTGATTCCGTTGGTGGCGACCTGCACCTGGGCGAACCCGAGCTCCTTGGCATCCCTGACGACGTCGACGAACCTGGGGTACACCGTGGGCTCGCCTCCGGCGAACTGGACGGCGGTGCACTTGATGGGCTTCTCGGACCTGAGGGCGACGAGCATGTCGTGGACCTGCTCGTATGAGGGCTCGTACACGTACCCCGCGTCGTTCGCGTTAGCGAAGCAGATGGGGCAGTTCATGTTGCACCTGTTCGTCAGGTCAAGGTTGGCGATCGCGGAACAGGAGAGCATGTCGATCCTCTGTCCGTCGATGACGATGTGAACCGTGTCATCGGGATCGTCGCCGATGGTGCGGTCCATGGCGTTGTGGACCCCGACTCCGTCGTATGCGTACTTCTCAGCCTTGAGATACAGGTCGACATCGGCCCAGTACACATCGGAGAAGTATCCGTGCTCGGGGCATGTCTTCTCCATGTAAACCTTGCCGTCCTTGGCGAAAATGTTCGCCTCGAGGATCTTCCCGCA
Coding sequences within it:
- a CDS encoding DUF1846 family protein, giving the protein MPTGFDNDMYLRTQSEHIRERIASSGGKLYLEFGGKLFDDYHASRVLPGFMPDSKIRMLMEFGSQAEAIVVINAEDIVRNKVRKDIGVGYDQEVLRLVDSFHDRGIGVCGLVITQYNGQSAADAFQKKAEALGLKVYRHYPIAGYPSNIPLIVSDQGYGRNEFVETTKPLVVVTAPGPGSGKMAVCLSQLYHEHSLGRKAGYAKFETFPIWNLPLNHPVNIAYEAATADLSDANMIDPFHLDAYGKTTVNYNRDIEIFPVLNAILTEIAGKSPYRSPTDMGVNMAGNCIVDDQAVRRAANNEIIRRYFAALRDRREGRADDEMVFRSELILKKAGLSIEYRRTVTASRAMAKSTERPVVAAELADGTIVMGKASPLLTASSAMILNALKILAGIDDDVLLISPDVIRSMQRLKVDYLGNRNPRLHIDEMLVALSIAANTDPVVERAVAKIPELRGCDVHSSVVISSVDEGTYKKLGMYVSSEPEHQTKCLFHGN
- a CDS encoding aminotransferase class I/II-fold pyridoxal phosphate-dependent enzyme, which produces MKISKRISDIPMSGIRKMFDLAGPDSINLGLGEPDLDPPAEAIEGMNAAASAGRNKYGPTAGIMELRDAVADYFSKYGKVDGNNIMITPSGSTALLEITQSMVDPGDEVLVPSPGFVIYGPHAELAGGRAVEYRLTDDGLFQPDIDHIQSIITPRTTMIVVNTPSNPTGGVLTEESKKALCDIARDRNITILADEVYNEFIYEGRHTSFMDSLDCAVVANGFSKMMAVTGWRMGFLCAEHELMDTLIKMQYHVCASPAMPPMYGILAALPHIGPYLDNARKVYRARRDLITDLINDIPGMHLEAPRGAFYAFPGYDRDIRSADLANDLARAGLICTPGSAFGSYGEGHLRFSYAADESKIEAGMAILKKVITEGR
- the mvk gene encoding mevalonate kinase, encoding MSGTEWYRASAPGKFVILGEHAVVYGKPAIVLAVDLRMEIAVRGSRYNMINGERIDFRRQPHLRYLTRNATGGLEFETSSQIPVGSGLGSSAALSAALALALGERDGRRMSEAELVEEAYEAELFAQGIGSPMDASACVHGGGIAVNLPESEGRHLWTVTRGERTWSVSDVDVPDMTFVIGNTGIRAPTGPLVSKVKRFRDRSSFANDIIDDIEQATLQGSQAIARGDVEELGRLMTDDHKLLSILGVSSRELNKLVNASMPYSYGAKLTGAGGGGCMVALTDRPEKVCEAIRSRGGTPYVVKTGVPGAMMLP
- a CDS encoding 4Fe-4S dicluster domain-containing protein, with the translated sequence MDLNDEIERLRTKCIGCGKCSRVCPSLKHGGIDPMEVMMGGEADMSTCIGCGNCSAVCRRTDPMAVMQDLVALERDLHVSPAFRETGYAMRPVEQTPEPVWTGDEVMVMPGCVTKAKVPYVIYAASVAFGAMGVRAGELPGNTCCMHPTQFREMTEMERRSYRTDMGRTAGDRPLVTLCAGCNQELQRSSVEAEHIIAFLHDRIGSLPRLASPIKVGIEPGCSAMDLRNEMREVVEAMGCEVVNTTMGCCGKNTPVAGPLMEEREAECAGADWIIVGCPMCQVKFDSHPDGIPAMHIAELVAMAAGDTESLRHHIIRRE
- a CDS encoding zinc-ribbon domain-containing protein, which translates into the protein MYCKNCGAEIDPGATFCPSCGFDQRPSGSAYTSPGPGSQQGSSWTFTDSSSTELEKKSMIIGFVVTLLLSLILGLLWAVLIGIVLLVLFIVIKKDTGTVKGAVIGGIIGLVVGYLINLLLVGVILSSMY
- a CDS encoding geranylgeranyl reductase family protein; translation: MKTYECDIVVVGAGPGGSMAARYCAQGGLKTILIEKKAEIGAPLRCAEGVSKKWLEEVGIEPDPTWIRGDMKGAIIKSPQGTTFQLDESKAGSEVGYVLERHLFDKALARDAAEAGAQIMLRTSCTGIIREDGKIVGIKARSMGEEIEIRAKCVVAADGYESQVGRWAGIDTTLKLNDIDSCIQYRMCNIDCVPDYCEFVIGSVAPGGYIWIFPKGNGIANVGIGVMGRLCKGNGDAKYYLDKFIAEDPRLNKGQCLEIMGGFVSTCPGLDCAVDDNIVLVGDAARIIDPITGGGICHACRTGMYAGKVLTECAKTGDFSKKALMPYEKMWRDRMEDKLFRNWMAKEKLASLDDETIDELIKMIKDSDIGEVNVYNLLKVVKEKFPKVVEGFEDLI
- a CDS encoding 4Fe-4S dicluster domain-containing protein; this encodes MNVDVNKCLHCGGCVGSCPKNAIFLNDFVLEFNDDCIKCGICVKLCPVAALSLE
- a CDS encoding radical SAM protein, with product MTITATNYAVKKGLPKKTQSICPECGKILEANIFAKDGKVYMEKTCPEHGYFSDVYWADVDLYLKAEKYAYDGVGVHNAMDRTIGDDPDDTVHIVIDGQRIDMLSCSAIANLDLTNRCNMNCPICFANANDAGYVYEPSYEQVHDMLVALRSEKPIKCTAVQFAGGEPTVYPRFVDVVRDAKELGFAQVQVATNGIKFAKDYEFLKASKEAGLNTIYLQFDGLTDDVYLRSRGRKMMHIKMGVIENCRKLKEDGLKSPSIVLVPVVGMGMNDDIIGDIIKFAFENSDVIRGVNFQPIAFTGRVTNEEVASGRFTLPDLVRCVEEQTGYATKDDWYPVPVVAPISKFASIILGQTKVTFTTHPHCGIATYLFQDDKGNVVPFPRFVDVGRFSAGLNEIADKAENSRFKKMYVAKLVKLLNSCVDESKMPEGLTKMKFVNLIKDVMSDKSKDTLAAFSWKMMLVAGMHFQDSYNYDIERVRRCGVHYISPDLRVFPFCAYNSGPEFRKEIEAKFSVPLDEWRKTHAAEAKELAEALIVPKDEQAD